A window of Macrotis lagotis isolate mMagLag1 chromosome X, bilby.v1.9.chrom.fasta, whole genome shotgun sequence contains these coding sequences:
- the LOC141498370 gene encoding large ribosomal subunit protein eL21-like has product MTNTKGKRRGTRYMFSRPFPKHGVVPLATYMHIYKKGDIVDIKGMGTVQQGMPHKCYHGKTGRVYNVTQHAVGIVVNKQVKGKILAKRINVRIEHIKHSKSRDSFLKRVKENDQKKKEAKEKGTWVQLKRQPAPPREAHFVRTNGKEPELLEPIPYEFMA; this is encoded by the coding sequence atgacaaacacaaaaggaaaaaggagagggactcGATACATGTTTTCTAGGCCCTTTCCAAAACATGGTGTCGTCCCTCTGgctacatatatgcacatatacaagaAAGGTGATATTGTAGATATCAAGGGTATGGGCACAGTTCAGCAAGGAATGCCCCACAAATGTTACCATGGCAAGACTGGACGAGTCTATAATGTTACACAGCATGCTGTAGGCATTGTTGTAAACAAACAGGTTAAGGGCAAGATTCTAGCCAAGAGAATTAATGTGCGTATTGAGCATATTAAGCATTCTAAGAGCAGAGATAGCTTCCTGAAGcgagtaaaggaaaatgatcagaagaagaaagaagccaaagaaaaagGCACTTGGGTTCAACTAAAACGTCAGCCTGCTCCACCCAGAGAAGCACATTTTGTGAGAACCAATGGCAAGGAACCTGAGCTGTTGGAACCAATCCCCTATGAATTCATGgcataa